In Nicotiana tabacum cultivar K326 chromosome 2, ASM71507v2, whole genome shotgun sequence, the following proteins share a genomic window:
- the LOC107806104 gene encoding mitogen-activated protein kinase kinase kinase 1 isoform X2, producing MHRLPGIFAHKKRVDSKQKRAVSSSVKAKPKLERLNARKDIDYDPCMLEFSGDNKSFRIEGHDSELLDNFFEKLGFSGPDDFAIPAAEWDAMQLRSSSSSEVIDLGSNKIKDNIFRYYDNPSKASDVIQLQIQSGKLNDEDSGVVCAASVISGVSKTDTIRLEDGVTGSGVVLNGNEPVSLIGCVGGGGGGIKGVRPPLLAPPPVMSLPIVDDASCSTWDIFRAFGPKDHRESGLCRSEVVNGDAECVKNEVDEEDNSTSRRRIGVSNLLSESCSFTTTSNDDDSSSSTTERMSSISPNGRFAPYITYWDKVDLLGRGSFGSVYKGISDDGFFFAVKEVSLLDQGDGGRQSLYQLEQEIELLSQFEHENIVRYYGTDKDDSKLYIFLELVTQGSLLSLYQKYHLRDSQVSVYTRQILHGLKYLHDRNVVHRDIKCANILVDANGSVKLADFGLAKATKLNDAKSCKGTALWMAPEVVNRKNQGYGQAADIWSLGCTVLEMLTRQFPYSHLEN from the exons ATGCATCGATTGCCAGGAATTTTTGCTCATAAGAAACGCGTCGACTCTAAGCAAAAGCGTGCCGTTTCCTCCTCCGTTAAAGCAAAGCCGAAACTCGAGCGCCTCAACGCTCGCAAAGATATTGATTACGACCCGTGTATGCTTGAGTTCAGCGGCGATAATAAGAGCTTTCGAATCGAAGGGCATGATAGTGAATTGCTtgataatttttttgaaaaattagggttttctgGTCCTGATGATTTCGCTATCCCTGCCGCTGAATGGGATGCTATGCAGTTGCGTTCCTCCTCCTCATCGGAGGTAATTGATCTTGGTAGTAAcaaaattaaggataatatttttcGATATTATGATAATCCTTCTAAAGCTAGTGATGTAATTCAGCTGCAAATTCAGTCAGGCAAGTTAAATGATGAGGATAGTGGAGTTGTTTGCGCTGCTAGTGTGATTAGTGGCGTGTCTAAAACCGATACAATTAGATTAGAAGACGGTGTTACAGGGTCCGGAGTTGTTTTAAATGGAAATGAACCTGTAAGTTTAATTGGATGTGTTGGTGGTGGAGGTGGAGGGATTAAGGGTGTAAGGCCACCGCTTCTGGCTCCTCCACCAGTCATGTCACTGCCAATTGTTGATGACGCATCATGCTCTACTTGGGATATTTTTAGGGCATTTGGCCCCAAAGATCATAGGGAATCAGGGCTTTGTAGATCTGAGGTTGTCAATGGTGATGCAGAATGTGTTAAGAATGAGGTGGATGAGGAGGATAATAGTACTAGTAGGAGAAGAATAGGAGTGAGTAACTTACTATCGGAGTCCTGTTCTTTCACCACTACTTCGAATGACGATGACTCTTCTAGCTCCACGACTGAGCGTATGTCAAGCATCTCACCGAATGGGAGATTCGCACCCTACATTACATACTGGGACAAAGTTGATCTCCTGGGACGTGGATCTTTTGGATCTGTATATAAAGGAATTTCAGA TGATGGTTTCTTTTTTGCCGTGAAGGAAGTGTCATTACTTGATCAAGGCGATGGGGGAAGGCAAAGTCTATACCAACTTGAACAG GAGATTGAGCTTCTAAGTCAGTTCGAACATGAGAACATAGTTCGATATTATGGAACTGACAAG GATGATTCAAAATTGTACATCTTTCTTGAGCTGGTTACGCAAGGATCTCTGTTGAGCCTTTACCAGAAATATCACCTTCGAGATTCGCAAGTATCCGTCTACACAAGGCAGATTTTACATGGTTTGAAGTATTTGCATGACCGAAATGTGGTTCACAG AGATATTAAATGTGCTAATATATTGGTGGATGCTAACGGATCGGTCAAGCTTGCTGATTTTGGCCTTGCAAAG GCTACTAAGTTAAATGATGCCAAGTCTTGCAAGGGTACTGCTCTCTGGATGGCTCCTGAA GTTGTGAACAGGAAGAACCAAGGCTATGGACAAGCGGCTGATATATGGAGCCTTGGCTGCACTGTCTTAGAGATGCTTACTCGCCAGTTTCCTTACTCCCACTTAGAAAAT TGA
- the LOC107806104 gene encoding mitogen-activated protein kinase kinase kinase 1 isoform X1 → MHRLPGIFAHKKRVDSKQKRAVSSSVKAKPKLERLNARKDIDYDPCMLEFSGDNKSFRIEGHDSELLDNFFEKLGFSGPDDFAIPAAEWDAMQLRSSSSSEVIDLGSNKIKDNIFRYYDNPSKASDVIQLQIQSGKLNDEDSGVVCAASVISGVSKTDTIRLEDGVTGSGVVLNGNEPVSLIGCVGGGGGGIKGVRPPLLAPPPVMSLPIVDDASCSTWDIFRAFGPKDHRESGLCRSEVVNGDAECVKNEVDEEDNSTSRRRIGVSNLLSESCSFTTTSNDDDSSSSTTERMSSISPNGRFAPYITYWDKVDLLGRGSFGSVYKGISDDGFFFAVKEVSLLDQGDGGRQSLYQLEQEIELLSQFEHENIVRYYGTDKDDSKLYIFLELVTQGSLLSLYQKYHLRDSQVSVYTRQILHGLKYLHDRNVVHRDIKCANILVDANGSVKLADFGLAKATKLNDAKSCKGTALWMAPEVVNRKNQGYGQAADIWSLGCTVLEMLTRQFPYSHLENQMQALFRIGKGEPPPVPNTLSIDARNFINQCLQVDPSARPTASQLLEHPFVKRTLPSSSGSASPHNLGKRL, encoded by the exons ATGCATCGATTGCCAGGAATTTTTGCTCATAAGAAACGCGTCGACTCTAAGCAAAAGCGTGCCGTTTCCTCCTCCGTTAAAGCAAAGCCGAAACTCGAGCGCCTCAACGCTCGCAAAGATATTGATTACGACCCGTGTATGCTTGAGTTCAGCGGCGATAATAAGAGCTTTCGAATCGAAGGGCATGATAGTGAATTGCTtgataatttttttgaaaaattagggttttctgGTCCTGATGATTTCGCTATCCCTGCCGCTGAATGGGATGCTATGCAGTTGCGTTCCTCCTCCTCATCGGAGGTAATTGATCTTGGTAGTAAcaaaattaaggataatatttttcGATATTATGATAATCCTTCTAAAGCTAGTGATGTAATTCAGCTGCAAATTCAGTCAGGCAAGTTAAATGATGAGGATAGTGGAGTTGTTTGCGCTGCTAGTGTGATTAGTGGCGTGTCTAAAACCGATACAATTAGATTAGAAGACGGTGTTACAGGGTCCGGAGTTGTTTTAAATGGAAATGAACCTGTAAGTTTAATTGGATGTGTTGGTGGTGGAGGTGGAGGGATTAAGGGTGTAAGGCCACCGCTTCTGGCTCCTCCACCAGTCATGTCACTGCCAATTGTTGATGACGCATCATGCTCTACTTGGGATATTTTTAGGGCATTTGGCCCCAAAGATCATAGGGAATCAGGGCTTTGTAGATCTGAGGTTGTCAATGGTGATGCAGAATGTGTTAAGAATGAGGTGGATGAGGAGGATAATAGTACTAGTAGGAGAAGAATAGGAGTGAGTAACTTACTATCGGAGTCCTGTTCTTTCACCACTACTTCGAATGACGATGACTCTTCTAGCTCCACGACTGAGCGTATGTCAAGCATCTCACCGAATGGGAGATTCGCACCCTACATTACATACTGGGACAAAGTTGATCTCCTGGGACGTGGATCTTTTGGATCTGTATATAAAGGAATTTCAGA TGATGGTTTCTTTTTTGCCGTGAAGGAAGTGTCATTACTTGATCAAGGCGATGGGGGAAGGCAAAGTCTATACCAACTTGAACAG GAGATTGAGCTTCTAAGTCAGTTCGAACATGAGAACATAGTTCGATATTATGGAACTGACAAG GATGATTCAAAATTGTACATCTTTCTTGAGCTGGTTACGCAAGGATCTCTGTTGAGCCTTTACCAGAAATATCACCTTCGAGATTCGCAAGTATCCGTCTACACAAGGCAGATTTTACATGGTTTGAAGTATTTGCATGACCGAAATGTGGTTCACAG AGATATTAAATGTGCTAATATATTGGTGGATGCTAACGGATCGGTCAAGCTTGCTGATTTTGGCCTTGCAAAG GCTACTAAGTTAAATGATGCCAAGTCTTGCAAGGGTACTGCTCTCTGGATGGCTCCTGAA GTTGTGAACAGGAAGAACCAAGGCTATGGACAAGCGGCTGATATATGGAGCCTTGGCTGCACTGTCTTAGAGATGCTTACTCGCCAGTTTCCTTACTCCCACTTAGAAAAT CAAATGCAGGCTCTGTTTAGGATTGGAAAGGGGGAACCTCCACCTGTCCCTAATACTCTCTCAATAGATGCACGCAATTTTATTAACCAGTGTCTTCAAGTGGATCCAAGTGCTCGTCCAACTGCTTCTCAGCTCTTGGAGCATCCTTTTGTGAAACGAACACTTCCCTCTTCCTCGGGCTCAGCTTCTCCTCACAATCTAGGCAAGAGGCTTTGA